The DNA region GACGAGCGGATAGCGCATCGCGCTGACGTAGCGGAACGGCCAGATCTGCCCGTCGTGGGTGTGGCCGCAGATCATCAGCCCCGCCCCGAGCCGCGCCGCCTCGTCCGCCCGCCACGGCGTGTGCGAGAGGTAGATCGTCGCGCCGGCGTCCGGCGCCGCGGCCCCGGCGAGCGCCTTGGCCGGCGGATCGCCGTCGAGCTTGTACTGCCCGCGCGCCGTCAGGTCGTCCACTCCCGCGATCGTCAGCCCCGGCGCCGCGGCGGCCGACTCGTCGCGCAGGACGCGCATCCCCGCGCGCCGCATGAAGTCCGACGCGTCGTTCGCGCCCCCGTTCCGGCTGGCGTAGTAGTCGTGGTTTCCCGTTACGGCGAAGACGCCGAACCGCGCCTGCAGGCGCCGCAGCTCCGGCAGCGTCTCCTCGGCGGAAGCGACGTCGCGGTCGAGCAGGTCGCCGACGACGGCGATCACGTCCGGATGAAGCGCGTCGATCCGATCGACGATCCCCGAGGCGAAGCGGCGCCCCAGGACCGAGCCGAGATGGAGGTCGGAGACGGCGACGAGCGTCGTCCCGTCGAGCTCCGCCGGCAGGCCGCGCAGGACGACGGTCCGCTCCGTCACCTCCGGGGCGCGCTGCGCCTGCACGAAGGCGAAGAGGGAGGCCGCAACGGCGACGAGCGCCGCCGCGCCGCGGACGGCGACGGCGTGCCCGCGGAAGAACCAGCCGAAGCCGGTGGCGAGATCGGCGACGAGCAGCGCGCACAGCAGCAGGAAGAGCACGCCGAGCCACTGCGAGCCGATCAGTTCGACCAGCGAGCCGAGCCGCCGCAGTCCGGCGGCGTGGAGGAGCCGTCCGAGGATGAAGGCGCCCCACAGCAGGGCGGCGGCCGCGAGCGTCCAGCGGGCCCCGAGCCGCGGCTGGAGGAACGGCCAGAGCCGCCAGACGACGTAGGCGTGCATCCCCGTCCAGATCGTCAGGACGATCGCGAGAAAGAGCGGCATCGTCGGCTCAGAGCATGTGGCGGAAGGCGACCGGCTCGTCGCGGAAGAGGATCATTCCGTCCTCCTCGCGGCACCCTTCCGGCATCCCGTAGTGGCCGTGCGCGTGGAAGGAGACCGGCAGCCGCCAGACCGAGAAGCCGCAGACGCCGACGACGTAGGAGAGGAGCCACTGCTGCCGCGCGTAGTGGCCGAAGGCGGCGACGATCGCGTCGTGGCGCCGGCAGTACTCCGCGTAGACGCGGCGGTAGGTGCCGCCGCGGGCGACGAAGACGCCGGTGTTGTAGCAGGGCAGCGCCTCCCAGACGCGCAGCGTGACCTCGTCCATCTCCTCGAGCGGCGTCCGCGGGTCGATGCGCTGCGCCTCGAAGAAGAGGTTGTCGGCGAGACCGGCGTTCCACTGCAGGGCGACGACGTCCCGCGGGACGCCGCCGAGCCACGCGATCTCCGCCTCGGTGAACGGACGCTGCAGGAAGGCGTCGCCGTCGGTGAAGACCACGACGTCGTCCTGCTCCGCGCCGGCGGCGTCGAGGAACGAGCCGTGCTGCAGGCAGAAGTTCGGGTTCGGCGCGCGGTCGGACGCCATGTCGAACCGCACGAAGCGGACGTTCGGATAGCGCAGCGCCAGCTCCTCCGGCGGATCGAAATCGACGCAGAGGAAGAAGTTGTGCCCCACGGAGTGGCGGTCCACCCGTTCGATCCAGGGAAGGGCGCGGGCGAGGTAGTTGGCGGTGGCGCCGGAACCGAGCATCAGGCGGCTCACGCGAGGAGCTCCTTGGCCAAGTCGAGGGCCCGCGCCGCGGCGCGGTCCATGTCGAGGTACTCGTAGAGCCCGAGACGGCCGCCGAAGACGACGTCGGCCGGCAGGGCGCGGTAGCGTTCGTAGAGCGCGCGGTCGGCGGCGCCGCCGAGCGGGTAGAACGGCTCGTCCCCCGGCGCGCAGTCGGCGGGGAACTCCCAAGTGACGACGGTGCGCGGCGCGTCGGGGCGCGCGAAGTGCTTGTGCTCGACGATCCGCGTGAACGGCACGTCGGGCGACGGATAGTTGACCACCGCGTTCCCCTGGAAGTCGCCGTCGAAAACGCGGCTCTCGAAGCGCAGCGAGCGATACCGCAGCGGCCCGAGCGCCCGCCCGTGGAACTCGTCCACGGCGCCGGTGTAGAGGACGCGCCGCGCGCGCGGCCGCAGCTCCTCCCGCCGCTCGAGGTAGTCGCAGCCGAGCTCGACGTCGATCCCTTCGAGCATCCGGCGGAAGAGCTCGCCGTAGCCGTCCTCGGGAATCCCCTGCCGGCGGTCGCGGTAGTAGTTGTCGTCGAACGTCAGCCGGAACGGCAACCGCCGCGCGGTCCCCGCCGGCAGCTCGCGCGGCTCCGTCCCCCACTGCTTCTTCGTGTAGCCGCGGAAGAAGAGCTCGTAGATCTCCGGGCCGACCTGGGAGAGGAGCCACTCCTCCATGTTGCGCGGGGCGGCGCACGGCACGCGGACCTCTTCGAGCTTCCGCCGCGCCTCGTCCGGCGTCGTCACGCCCCAGAGCTGGTGCATCGTGAGCAGGTTGAGCGGGAAGGAGAAGATGCGGCCGTCCACGCGGGCCCGCGGGCTGTTGACGAAGTTGTTGAAGCGGGCGAAGCGGTTGACGAAGGCCCAGACCCGCTCGTCGCTCGTGTGGAAGATGTGCGGGCCGTAGCGGTGGACCTCGACCCCTTCGATCTCCTCGCTGAAGCAGTTGCCGCCGACGTGGCCGCGGCGGTCCACGACGAGGACGCTCCGCCCCGCGTCGGCCGCGACGCGGGCGAAGGTGGCGCCGAAGATCCCGGCGCCGACGACCAGAAAGTCGTAGGTCACGCGCGTCGCCCTCGCGGGCGAAGATGCATCCCCGCCGGAGCGGCGTCCAGTCGCGTCACTTGGGGGCGGTCTTCTCCCAGCTCCCGTACATCGGATTGGGCAGGGCGAACCAGGCCGTCCCGAACGGCGCGTAGGCATCCTCGCCCGCCGCGGCCGCCGCGGCCTGCTCGAGGCCGGGGAAGTCCTGAATGTTGTCGCCGACGTAGGCGACGACCTCGTGCGCGGGGAGGGTGGACGGCGCCCGTCCCTCGCGCACCGCGGCGAAGCGCGGGTTCTTGTCGCTGGTTCCGACGCGGCAGAGGATCTGGTCGTAGGGCAGCCCGACGGCGTCGAGGTTGCGGCGGGTCGCCTCGCAGACCTCGTCGTCGCGGTTGCTCACGAGGTCGATCCGCCCGCCGAGCGCGCGGACGCGGGCGAGGAACTCCTTCGCGCCCGGCAGGGGCCGGGCCTCGGCGCGGCGGCACCAGTCGCCGAACGAGGGCTCGACCGGCGCGCCGGTCCGCTCGTGCTCCCGCTCCCACGGGGAGTTGTCGAGGATCGTCTCGTCGATGTCGAGCACGACCCCCCACGAGCCGGCCGCGCGGCCGGCGGCGGCGCGCTCGACCGCGGCGGCGGCGGTGCGGTACGTCTCGAGATAGATCGCGCGCCGCTCGGCGGCATAGCCGAACCAGCGCATGCCGGAACTGATCGGGGCGGCCTTGGCCGCGGGGACGGCGGCCGACGGAACCGCCGTCGGCGCGGACGCCGCGGCCGGCGCGGACGCCGCGGGCGGGACGGCGGCGGGGCGCGTCGTCGAGGCGAGGCAACCGGCGCAGAGCAAGGCGGCGGCGAGCGCCGCGAAACGGGCGACCTTCATGCGTCCTCCTCCGCCGCGACGCGCGGCGGCCGGCCCAAGAGCCAGAGAAGTTCGGCGAGCACCATCGCCGTCGCGCCCCAGACCTTGTCCTGGCCGACGCGAAAGTACGGGATTCGATAATCGACGCCGCCGACGGCGCGCCGCTCGACGCCGAGCGACGCGGGATCGGCGAGAAGCGCGAGCGGCGCCTCGACGATCCGCGCGACCTCTTCCGGCTGGGGGCGCCAGCGTTCGGGGGGCGCGGCGCAGAGCGCGGCGAACGGATGGAGGCCGAAGCCGCTCACCGGGATGTAGAGCGGCGAGAGAGGCGCGACGATCCGCGCCGCTCCGGCCGGCAGGCCAACCTCCTCCGCCGCCTCGCGCAGCGCCGCTTGGGGGATCGTCTCGCCGTCCTCGACGCGCCCGCCGGGGAAGGAGATCTGTCCCGCGTGCCGGCGCAGCGCGACGCCGCGAACCGTGAGAAGCACCGCCGGCCCCGCGCCGCGGTCGAGCAGCAGGACCAGCGCCGCGGCCGGTCGGGCGTCGGCGGCGAGGACGCCGGGATCCCATCCGGGGCGCGGCGCGGGGGCGAGCAGTTCGTGCGCCGCCCCGCCGGGGAGACCGGCTGCGCGCGCGAGGATCGCGCCCACGTCGCCGAGGGTGGCGGGCCACCCCGGCGCGATCTCGTTCGCGCCGTCCATGCCTGCATTGTGCCGCACAACGTCCCGGGAGACAGCCGCGCCGACGACGCGGCCCCGCGGAAGCGGCGCGCCGGGGACGAGCCGGCCGAGGCACGCGGAGACGCGTCGCTCGAAGCGACATCGTTCTCGGCGGCTCGATCGGCGCGACGAGCGGCGACTGCGGCGACGGCGGAGAGGGACCGCGCTTGCTAGGGTTTCCTCATGAGAAACGGAGCCCGCCTGACCGTCGTCGCCCTGCTGTC from bacterium includes:
- a CDS encoding metallophosphoesterase family protein, producing MPLFLAIVLTIWTGMHAYVVWRLWPFLQPRLGARWTLAAAALLWGAFILGRLLHAAGLRRLGSLVELIGSQWLGVLFLLLCALLVADLATGFGWFFRGHAVAVRGAAALVAVAASLFAFVQAQRAPEVTERTVVLRGLPAELDGTTLVAVSDLHLGSVLGRRFASGIVDRIDALHPDVIAVVGDLLDRDVASAEETLPELRRLQARFGVFAVTGNHDYYASRNGGANDASDFMRRAGMRVLRDESAAAAPGLTIAGVDDLTARGQYKLDGDPPAKALAGAAAPDAGATIYLSHTPWRADEAARLGAGLMICGHTHDGQIWPFRYVSAMRYPLV
- the glf gene encoding UDP-galactopyranose mutase, with amino-acid sequence MTYDFLVVGAGIFGATFARVAADAGRSVLVVDRRGHVGGNCFSEEIEGVEVHRYGPHIFHTSDERVWAFVNRFARFNNFVNSPRARVDGRIFSFPLNLLTMHQLWGVTTPDEARRKLEEVRVPCAAPRNMEEWLLSQVGPEIYELFFRGYTKKQWGTEPRELPAGTARRLPFRLTFDDNYYRDRRQGIPEDGYGELFRRMLEGIDVELGCDYLERREELRPRARRVLYTGAVDEFHGRALGPLRYRSLRFESRVFDGDFQGNAVVNYPSPDVPFTRIVEHKHFARPDAPRTVVTWEFPADCAPGDEPFYPLGGAADRALYERYRALPADVVFGGRLGLYEYLDMDRAAARALDLAKELLA
- a CDS encoding 5'-nucleotidase, lipoprotein e(P4) family, with the translated sequence MKVARFAALAAALLCAGCLASTTRPAAVPPAASAPAAASAPTAVPSAAVPAAKAAPISSGMRWFGYAAERRAIYLETYRTAAAAVERAAAGRAAGSWGVVLDIDETILDNSPWEREHERTGAPVEPSFGDWCRRAEARPLPGAKEFLARVRALGGRIDLVSNRDDEVCEATRRNLDAVGLPYDQILCRVGTSDKNPRFAAVREGRAPSTLPAHEVVAYVGDNIQDFPGLEQAAAAAAGEDAYAPFGTAWFALPNPMYGSWEKTAPK
- a CDS encoding CoA pyrophosphatase: MDGANEIAPGWPATLGDVGAILARAAGLPGGAAHELLAPAPRPGWDPGVLAADARPAAALVLLLDRGAGPAVLLTVRGVALRRHAGQISFPGGRVEDGETIPQAALREAAEEVGLPAGAARIVAPLSPLYIPVSGFGLHPFAALCAAPPERWRPQPEEVARIVEAPLALLADPASLGVERRAVGGVDYRIPYFRVGQDKVWGATAMVLAELLWLLGRPPRVAAEEDA